CGATGATTCCAGACAATAACCGGAACCCGGTTATTTTTTTTTCTTCCCCCTCTATCAATGCAGGTAAAATCAAGGGGCGGATAAAGAACTGTACTCTTTTTCCGCAGAGCATCGATTACCCATACCAGGTCCATATCCGCCGCCTTTTTTATATATTTGCGACATCCCTTTAAAAAACTTTCATAATTGTAAATGGTGTTGAACGCAATCCCATCCGAAACCAAACCACTGTTGAAATTTATGGCGGTGAACTGAAAGCGGGTGGGGTCTGGGATCTGACCGGGATAACTGAACTGATTTTCATGGAAGTAGGTAAGAAACCGTGCTGAAGGATTCCAGCCATTAAGACCGCTCAGCAGTCCTTTCAGCATACCCACATCAACAAAGGTTGAGCAGAGAACCGTATCAAAATACCTCTTCTGGCTTTCCAATTTCCTGATCTGTTTATAAAACCAGGGAGCTGCCAGTTGCATGCGCATCTTCCATTTTCTCGCGGGCAGTGTCATAAGTGTATATTCTGCAGAAACATGGTGACACAACCCGTCAAGAAACTGTTTATGTGAACCACCGTAATATGGCTCAAGGACGAGAATTTTTTTCATCAGTTTTTCCCTTTTCCATCGCCTTTTTCAACTCCCTTTCAAATGGTATGACTTCCGCAAGAGAGTACCCGCAACCATCAGGCAAGGTTCCCCCACAGAAAAACAATGATTTTTCCGGAAAACTCCTGCAGAGCGGCAGACGTTTTTCATGATCTCTGCAGAGCCCTTCTTCCGTCAGCCATGTACAACGAAAAAGAAGAAAACCCTGTCCATCCTTTCCTGTTATTTCAAATCGTTTATATTCTGGGTACTCTGTCACAATTCCGTCAAATTTCATTTCATCCCGTAACCAGCCGTCAGTGTGTTCCAGACTGATTGACTGACAACATTGCCCGCAGTTCGTGCAGTGGCCGGTTACCAGTACTGTTTTGCCTGTCAGTTTAAGTCGAACAAACCGAAGGAATCCAAGAAGGGAAAAAGTTTTATTTCTCTTGATAAATCGGCATATTTCACGATAAATAGACATTATTCTTTATAAAATTCTATACCAGGAAGAGAAAAATGACACACGAAACCACCCCCTGCCCCTGCGGCAGCGGTGAACCGTTTTCAGCATGCTGCGATCCTGTTCTCAATAATCATAGTCGGGCAGAAACAGCCCTGCAACTGATGCGTTCAAGATATACAGCCTTTATCCACAAACATGACAAGCATATTCTTGCAAGCTGGGATCCTTCAACCCGGCCAAGATCACTGAACCATGATGCTCATCCCGTTTCCTGGGTTGGATTACAAGTCCACGAAACGGAGAAGGGCATGGAAAATGATACCGAGGGAACCGTAACCTTCACCGCATCCTATATAGAACAGGGACAACTCTGCCATCTCAGGGAAAAAAGCAAGTTTCGCAAAGACAACGAACTCTGGTTTTATATTCATGGAGAATGTGAACTGAAAAAAGAAAAAATTTCCAGAAA
The DNA window shown above is from Desulfomarina profundi and carries:
- a CDS encoding tRNA-queuosine alpha-mannosyltransferase domain-containing protein, whose protein sequence is MKKILVLEPYYGGSHKQFLDGLCHHVSAEYTLMTLPARKWKMRMQLAAPWFYKQIRKLESQKRYFDTVLCSTFVDVGMLKGLLSGLNGWNPSARFLTYFHENQFSYPGQIPDPTRFQFTAINFNSGLVSDGIAFNTIYNYESFLKGCRKYIKKAADMDLVWVIDALRKKSTVLYPPLDFTCIDRGGRKKNNRVPVIVWNHRWEHDKNPEDFFNTLTELELNRIDFRLILLGQKFRFYPDCFDRAMERFETKIFHCGYVESYDRYVTFLKQADIVISTAFHEFYGISVIEAVRAGCYPLLPDRLSYPELFEPRFLYREGDLTARLQEVIQDRKSLDDMEIRTITDRLSWGAMREKYRSWLQAGPVEKECNLNPALRSP
- a CDS encoding YkgJ family cysteine cluster protein, producing MSIYREICRFIKRNKTFSLLGFLRFVRLKLTGKTVLVTGHCTNCGQCCQSISLEHTDGWLRDEMKFDGIVTEYPEYKRFEITGKDGQGFLLFRCTWLTEEGLCRDHEKRLPLCRSFPEKSLFFCGGTLPDGCGYSLAEVIPFERELKKAMEKGKTDEKNSRP
- a CDS encoding YchJ family protein, producing MTHETTPCPCGSGEPFSACCDPVLNNHSRAETALQLMRSRYTAFIHKHDKHILASWDPSTRPRSLNHDAHPVSWVGLQVHETEKGMENDTEGTVTFTASYIEQGQLCHLREKSKFRKDNELWFYIHGECELKKEKISRNSTCPCGSGKKFKRCCLQVS